From a region of the Mycobacteroides saopaulense genome:
- the truA gene encoding tRNA pseudouridine(38-40) synthase TruA has product MVTSDNQPAISDGGLVRLRLDIAYDGTDFAGWATQVGQRTVAGVLGEAFTTIVGGPMALYAAGRTDAGVHATGQVAHLDVPAECLPELRGRYRPEGAPEFDRLTRRLSRFLPNDVRVLQVVRAPAHFDARFSALRRHYEYRLSTAPFGVLPLQRHDIVGWHRPLDVGAMNEASRNLLGLRDFAAFCRHREGATTIRELQRFDWDLDGYRLTAHVSADAFCWSMVRSLVGAVLTVGEGRRPVRWCADLLKKERRSSDFAAAPARGLTLVGVDYPPDEEMAARVLITRDIRVRPTGD; this is encoded by the coding sequence TTGGTCACATCTGACAACCAGCCCGCCATCTCTGATGGCGGGCTGGTTCGTTTACGGCTCGATATCGCCTACGACGGAACCGATTTCGCGGGGTGGGCTACTCAAGTAGGCCAGCGCACCGTTGCGGGAGTGCTGGGCGAGGCATTCACGACCATCGTGGGCGGGCCGATGGCGCTGTATGCCGCCGGGCGCACCGATGCCGGGGTGCATGCGACGGGCCAGGTCGCCCATCTGGATGTACCGGCGGAGTGCCTACCCGAGTTGCGGGGCCGGTACCGCCCCGAAGGCGCGCCGGAGTTCGACAGGCTGACCCGGCGGTTGTCGCGCTTCCTGCCCAACGACGTGCGCGTGCTCCAGGTAGTCCGTGCTCCGGCACATTTCGACGCGCGATTCTCCGCGCTGCGTCGGCACTATGAATACCGGTTGTCTACAGCACCTTTCGGGGTGCTGCCGTTGCAGCGCCATGACATCGTCGGGTGGCACCGGCCGCTGGACGTTGGTGCCATGAACGAGGCTTCGCGGAATCTGTTGGGGTTGCGCGATTTCGCTGCCTTCTGCCGACATCGCGAGGGTGCCACCACGATCCGCGAGTTGCAGCGATTCGATTGGGATCTGGACGGGTATCGACTGACCGCACATGTGAGCGCCGACGCCTTCTGCTGGTCGATGGTGCGTTCTCTGGTCGGCGCGGTGTTGACGGTGGGCGAGGGTAGGCGGCCGGTGCGGTGGTGTGCGGACCTGCTGAAGAAGGAAAGGCGTTCAAGTGATTTCGCGGCGGCACCGGCGCGTGGGCTGACGCTGGTCGGGGTCGACTACCCGCCGGACGAGGAGATGGCTGCCCGCGTGCTGATCACTCGTGACATCCGTGTCCGGCCGACGGGGGACTAG
- a CDS encoding FAD-dependent oxidoreductase yields MAHLAAVSADAHRDITDDAVVIVGGGPVGLLAATVLARRAIRVVVLEAAGSKEHQRHRNCATFVGHSTLRRYDRVAPELGARLRASALAVHGVQTFYQGRPVFVMSSYAPSRIPGPWNPAAWGMSLSQRTIEDETLAEALGLGVEYHRGIAVTDISTDHTGARLTLASGDRVRASYVIAADGTKSAIRQALHIGMSERPPSPPCVVIDVEPHPDGLTVDLPVQIQYHHPDLGGRHAIRLPYRDGLRLDVQLLPDDEATPTPEQVRSWVAALARDDWYADHIRSVEVHQTVQGVAASYTDVNRRVLLAGEAAHQFAPLGGRSLNSGVADAVAAAEAIAEALGESSDLAQAWLAINRSARERRRSGVRNRMLSARAQRVLDGSDVSMRARRTVAAKSAPHIWIAGAWLTAGLVRPTAIPHISRSGVTWS; encoded by the coding sequence GTGGCTCACCTCGCGGCAGTCTCGGCGGACGCGCACCGGGACATCACCGATGACGCCGTCGTGATCGTCGGCGGTGGTCCGGTCGGGTTGCTGGCCGCGACGGTGCTGGCGCGCCGGGCAATTCGCGTGGTTGTGCTGGAAGCCGCGGGTTCCAAAGAACACCAGCGGCACCGGAACTGCGCCACGTTCGTCGGGCATTCGACATTGCGGCGATATGACCGCGTGGCGCCCGAGCTGGGGGCCCGGCTGCGTGCATCGGCGTTGGCGGTCCACGGCGTTCAGACCTTCTATCAGGGCCGGCCGGTCTTCGTCATGTCCTCGTACGCTCCCTCGCGGATTCCCGGCCCGTGGAATCCCGCGGCATGGGGAATGAGCTTGTCGCAGCGCACCATTGAAGACGAGACCCTGGCCGAGGCGCTGGGTCTGGGCGTGGAGTACCACCGGGGAATCGCCGTCACCGATATCAGCACCGACCACACCGGCGCGCGACTCACCCTTGCGAGCGGCGACAGGGTGCGTGCGAGCTACGTGATCGCCGCGGACGGCACCAAGTCGGCCATTCGTCAGGCATTGCACATCGGTATGTCCGAGCGCCCGCCGTCGCCGCCCTGTGTGGTGATCGACGTCGAGCCGCATCCGGACGGCCTCACGGTGGATTTGCCCGTGCAGATCCAGTACCACCACCCGGACCTTGGCGGACGGCACGCGATTCGTCTGCCCTACCGCGACGGTCTACGCCTGGATGTCCAGCTCTTGCCGGACGACGAGGCGACACCGACGCCCGAGCAGGTGCGTTCCTGGGTGGCCGCGCTCGCCCGCGACGACTGGTACGCCGACCACATCAGGTCGGTCGAGGTGCATCAGACCGTTCAGGGTGTGGCCGCCAGCTACACCGACGTCAATCGTCGGGTGCTGCTCGCGGGAGAGGCCGCCCATCAGTTCGCTCCGCTGGGCGGACGCAGCCTCAACTCGGGTGTGGCCGACGCGGTCGCGGCGGCAGAGGCCATCGCGGAGGCGTTGGGTGAGTCCAGCGATCTGGCCCAGGCGTGGTTGGCGATCAACCGCAGTGCCCGGGAGCGGCGTCGCTCGGGCGTGCGCAACCGGATGCTGTCTGCCCGGGCGCAGCGCGTCCTGGACGGATCGGACGTTTCGATGCGCGCCAGGCGCACGGTGGCCGCCAAGTCCGCACCGCATATATGGATCGCGGGAGCATGGTTGACGGCGGGTCTGGTGCGACCCACGGCGATTCCTCATATCAGCAGGTCGGGAGTCACCTGGTCCTGA
- the rpsM gene encoding 30S ribosomal protein S13 — translation MARLVGVDLPRDKRMEIALTYIYGIGRTRSKEILAATGISPEQRSKDLTDDQVTQLREYIEASLKVEGDLRREVQADIRRKIEIGCYQGLRHRRGLPVRGQRTKTNARTRKGPKRTIAGKKKAR, via the coding sequence ATGGCACGTCTAGTAGGCGTCGACCTACCGCGCGATAAGCGTATGGAAATCGCGCTCACCTATATCTATGGCATTGGCCGGACCCGCTCCAAGGAGATCCTGGCCGCCACGGGCATCAGCCCCGAGCAGCGCAGCAAGGACCTGACCGATGATCAGGTGACGCAACTGCGTGAATACATCGAAGCCTCTCTCAAGGTGGAGGGTGACCTGCGCCGCGAGGTTCAGGCCGATATCCGCCGCAAGATCGAGATCGGCTGCTACCAGGGCCTGCGCCACCGTCGTGGCCTGCCGGTGCGCGGTCAGCGGACCAAGACCAACGCGCGTACCCGCAAGGGTCCCAAGCGCACCATCGCCGGCAAGAAGAAGGCCAGGTAA
- the rpsK gene encoding 30S ribosomal protein S11: MAPKKPGAAGPKKAQKTRRREKKNVPHGAAHIKSTFNNTIVSITDPQGNVISWASSGHVGFKGSRKSTPFAAQLAAENAARKAQEHGVKKVDVFVKGPGSGRETAIRSLQAAGLEVGAISDVTPQPHNGCRPPKRRRV; this comes from the coding sequence ATGGCACCGAAGAAACCAGGGGCCGCAGGGCCCAAGAAGGCACAGAAGACCCGTCGCCGGGAAAAGAAGAACGTCCCGCACGGCGCCGCTCACATCAAGAGCACCTTCAACAACACGATCGTCTCGATCACCGACCCCCAGGGCAACGTGATCTCCTGGGCGTCCTCCGGCCACGTCGGCTTCAAGGGTTCGCGCAAGTCGACCCCGTTCGCCGCACAGCTGGCCGCCGAGAACGCTGCCCGCAAGGCGCAGGAGCACGGCGTCAAGAAGGTCGACGTGTTCGTCAAGGGTCCCGGCTCCGGCCGCGAGACCGCCATCCGCTCGCTGCAGGCCGCCGGCCTCGAGGTGGGCGCGATTTCCGATGTCACTCCGCAGCCGCACAACGGTTGCCGTCCGCCCAAGCGGCGGCGGGTCTAG
- the infA gene encoding translation initiation factor IF-1 codes for MAKKDGAIEVEGRVVEPLPNAMFRIELENGHKVLAHISGKMRQHYIRILPEDRVVVELSPYDLSRGRIVYRYK; via the coding sequence ATGGCTAAGAAAGACGGAGCCATCGAGGTCGAGGGTCGGGTGGTCGAGCCCCTGCCCAATGCGATGTTTCGCATTGAGCTGGAGAACGGGCACAAGGTACTCGCTCACATCAGCGGCAAGATGCGGCAGCACTACATCCGCATCCTGCCCGAGGACAGAGTGGTAGTGGAGTTGTCTCCCTACGACCTGTCCCGCGGTCGGATCGTTTACCGGTACAAGTAA
- the rplQ gene encoding 50S ribosomal protein L17 produces the protein MPKPTKGARLGGSSSHQKAILANLATALFEHGRIKTTETKARVLRPYAEKLITHAKKGDLHNRREVLKKIRDKDVVHALFEEIGPFYADRNGGYTRIIKVENRKGDNAPMAIIELVKEKTVTSEADRARRVASTKKAEAPAEEAKADEAPAEEAVEVETDTTDDAAAEAEGAADAAEAPAAEDADK, from the coding sequence ATGCCCAAGCCCACTAAGGGTGCCCGCCTCGGTGGGTCGTCTTCCCACCAGAAGGCGATTCTGGCCAACCTGGCCACCGCGCTGTTCGAGCACGGCCGCATCAAGACCACCGAGACCAAGGCCCGCGTGCTGCGGCCCTACGCCGAAAAGCTGATCACCCACGCCAAGAAGGGCGATCTGCACAACCGGCGCGAGGTGCTCAAGAAGATCCGTGACAAGGACGTCGTGCACGCCTTGTTCGAGGAGATCGGCCCGTTCTACGCCGATCGCAATGGTGGCTACACCCGCATCATCAAGGTCGAGAACCGCAAGGGCGACAACGCGCCCATGGCGATCATCGAGCTGGTGAAGGAGAAGACCGTCACGTCCGAGGCCGACCGGGCTCGCCGGGTCGCGTCGACGAAGAAGGCCGAGGCTCCTGCGGAAGAGGCAAAGGCTGACGAGGCTCCCGCCGAAGAGGCCGTCGAGGTCGAGACCGACACGACCGATGACGCGGCTGCCGAGGCCGAAGGCGCGGCCGATGCCGCCGAGGCTCCTGCTGCTGAGGATGCAGACAAGTAG
- the rpmJ gene encoding 50S ribosomal protein L36 — MKVNPSVKPICDKCRVIRRHGRVMVICQDPRHKQRQG; from the coding sequence GTGAAGGTCAACCCGAGCGTCAAGCCGATCTGCGACAAGTGCCGCGTCATTCGCCGGCACGGGCGGGTCATGGTGATCTGCCAGGACCCCCGCCACAAGCAGAGACAAGGCTAG
- the rpsD gene encoding 30S ribosomal protein S4, translated as MARYTGPVTRKSRRLGVDLVGGSSAYEKRPYPPGQHGRARIKESEYRQQLQEKQKARFTYGVMEKQFRRYYAEAVRSSGKTGEQLLQILESRLDNVVYRAGLARTRRMARQLVSHGHFTVNNVKVDVPSYRVSQYDIIDIKPKSLNTLPFEVARETAGERPIPGWLQVVGERQRILVHQLPERAQIDVPLAEQLIVEFYSK; from the coding sequence ATGGCTCGTTATACCGGACCCGTCACTCGCAAGTCCCGTCGTCTGGGCGTCGACCTCGTCGGTGGCTCCAGCGCGTACGAGAAGCGTCCTTACCCTCCCGGCCAGCACGGCCGCGCGCGGATCAAGGAAAGCGAATACCGCCAGCAGCTGCAGGAGAAGCAGAAGGCCCGCTTCACCTACGGCGTCATGGAGAAGCAGTTCCGCCGCTACTACGCCGAGGCCGTGCGTTCCTCGGGTAAGACCGGTGAGCAGTTGCTGCAGATCCTGGAAAGCCGTCTCGACAACGTCGTGTACCGCGCCGGCCTGGCTCGGACCCGCCGCATGGCCCGCCAGCTGGTGAGCCACGGCCACTTCACCGTCAACAACGTGAAGGTGGACGTGCCCAGCTACCGGGTGTCGCAGTACGACATCATCGACATCAAGCCGAAGTCGCTGAACACCCTGCCGTTCGAGGTTGCACGTGAGACCGCGGGCGAGCGGCCCATCCCGGGCTGGTTGCAGGTCGTCGGCGAGCGTCAGCGCATCCTGGTGCACCAGCTGCCCGAGCGCGCGCAGATCGACGTTCCGCTCGCCGAGCAGCTGATCGTCGAGTTCTACTCGAAGTAA
- a CDS encoding DNA-directed RNA polymerase subunit alpha, producing MLISQRPTLSEETLAENRSRFVIEPLEPGFGYTLGNSLRRTLLSSIPGAAVTSIRIDGVLHEFTTVPGVKEDVTDIILNLKSLVVSSEEDEPVTMYLRKQGPGAVTAGDIVPPAGVTVHNPDMHIATLNDKGKLEIELVVERGRGYVPAVQNKASGAEIGRIPVDSIYSPVLKVTYNVEATRVEQRTDFDKLVLDVETKNSITPRDALASAGKTLVELFGLARELNVEAEGIEIGPSPAEADHIASFALPIEDLDLTVRSYNCLKREGVHTVGELVARTESDLLDIRNFGQKSIDEVKIKLHQLGLSLKDSPTSFDPSEVAGYDVATGTWSDTGSYDFDGDQDFAETEQL from the coding sequence ATGCTGATTTCTCAGCGACCCACCCTGTCCGAAGAGACGCTGGCCGAGAACCGGTCGCGCTTCGTCATCGAGCCCCTGGAGCCGGGATTCGGCTACACCCTGGGCAACTCGCTGCGGCGCACGCTGCTGTCGTCCATCCCGGGCGCGGCAGTCACCAGCATCCGGATCGACGGTGTGCTGCACGAGTTCACCACCGTTCCCGGGGTGAAGGAAGACGTCACCGACATCATCCTGAACCTCAAGAGCCTCGTGGTGTCCTCGGAGGAGGACGAGCCCGTCACCATGTACCTGCGCAAGCAGGGACCGGGCGCCGTCACCGCCGGCGACATCGTGCCGCCTGCCGGTGTGACCGTGCACAACCCCGACATGCACATCGCGACCCTGAACGACAAGGGCAAGCTGGAGATCGAACTCGTCGTCGAGCGCGGTCGTGGTTACGTTCCGGCCGTGCAGAACAAGGCCTCGGGTGCCGAGATCGGCCGCATCCCGGTCGACTCGATCTACTCGCCGGTGCTCAAGGTGACCTACAACGTCGAGGCCACCCGCGTCGAGCAGCGCACCGACTTCGACAAGCTGGTGCTGGACGTCGAGACCAAGAACTCGATCACCCCGCGTGACGCGCTGGCCTCGGCCGGTAAGACGCTGGTTGAGCTGTTCGGTTTGGCACGCGAGCTCAACGTCGAGGCCGAGGGCATCGAGATCGGGCCGTCGCCGGCCGAGGCAGACCACATCGCTTCGTTTGCGCTGCCCATCGAGGACCTGGACCTGACCGTCCGTTCGTACAACTGCCTCAAGCGCGAGGGTGTGCACACCGTCGGCGAGCTGGTTGCCCGCACCGAGTCGGATCTGCTGGACATTCGCAACTTCGGTCAGAAGTCCATCGACGAGGTGAAGATCAAGCTGCATCAGCTGGGTCTGTCGCTCAAGGACAGCCCGACCAGCTTCGATCCGTCCGAGGTCGCCGGATACGACGTCGCCACCGGCACCTGGTCGGACACCGGCTCGTACGACTTCGATGGCGATCAGGACTTCGCCGAGACCGAGCAGCTCTAA